Below is a genomic region from Verrucomicrobiota bacterium JB022.
ATCAATCTCGGTTCCCCCGATAGCACCGACCCCGCCGACGTCCGCCGTTACCTCGCCGAATTCCTCGGCGACGAGCGCGTGATCGACCTGCCCTTTGTGCGCAAGGTCGTCGTGCCGGGCATCATCCTCAATACCCGGCCCAAGAAGTCGGCCGAGGCCTACGCCGAAGTCTGGACCGAAGAGGGCTCACCGCTGATCGTCGTGAGCGAGCACCAGCAGCAACTCGTTTCCGCGCGGGTAGACTTACCGGTTTATCTGGCCATGCGCTACGCCAACCCTTCGATCCGCTCGGTGCTGGAGCAGATCCTGCGCGACGGCGTGGAAGAGCTTTTCGTGCTGCCGCTGTACCCGCACTATGCGATGTCGAGCTACGAGACCGTGGTGGTGAAGGTGATGGAGGAAGTGAAGGCGCTCGGAGTAGAAGACAAGCTCTTCGTGGAGCACCTGCAGCCGTTTTACAACGACCCGCAATACCTCGACGCGGTGGCCGAAAGCGCCCGCCCCTATGTGGAAAAGAACGATGGCTGGGAGCGCATCCTCTTCAGCTTCCACGGCGTGCCGGAGCGCCAGATCCGCAAGAGCGACCCGTCCCACGCACACTGCCTGGTGACGCGCGACTGTTGCACACGCCCCAACCCGGCTCACCATACGTGCTACCGCCACCAGTGCTACTACACGATGCAGGAGGTGGCAAAGCGCCTCGGCCTGCGGCCGGACCAGTATTTCATGAG
It encodes:
- the hemH gene encoding ferrochelatase, translating into MPKQAALLINLGSPDSTDPADVRRYLAEFLGDERVIDLPFVRKVVVPGIILNTRPKKSAEAYAEVWTEEGSPLIVVSEHQQQLVSARVDLPVYLAMRYANPSIRSVLEQILRDGVEELFVLPLYPHYAMSSYETVVVKVMEEVKALGVEDKLFVEHLQPFYNDPQYLDAVAESARPYVEKNDGWERILFSFHGVPERQIRKSDPSHAHCLVTRDCCTRPNPAHHTCYRHQCYYTMQEVAKRLGLRPDQYFMSFQSRLGSDPWLRPFTDHTLKEWAANGVKRIKVICPAFVTDCLETLEEIAGEGAEDFKHAGGEAFELIPCMNEHPAWIQFMVDRIQQWQAGRQAAI